The Fimbriimonas ginsengisoli Gsoil 348 genome window below encodes:
- the gyrA gene encoding DNA gyrase subunit A, with translation MAENPNFSIVNVDEELGRSYVNYAMSVIIARALPDVRDGLKPVQRRILYAMRSLNNTADSAYIKCAKICGQTSGDYHPHGEAVIYPTLVRMAQPWSMRYPLIDGQGNFGSVDGDSPAAMRYTEARLTPLSMELMEDLDRETVDWADNYASTLLEPTVLPGRFPNLLCNGSQGIAVGMATNLPPHNLTEVCNALILRLDEPECTLDQVMEVLPGPDFPTYGLIMGTKGIRSAYETGRGSIVLQAKTHIDPGESGKSVIVVTELPYQVNKENLVKAIAQIAKDRKFDGILNVQDYSDKRGMRVEIEIRRDVNPNRALNYLLKHTNLRTTFGVIALSLVDLAPRTCPIITALDEYIRHRRNVIERRTRFELFRALEELHINEGYQIARSNLDEVIALIRASQDTAAARVGLIRTFGMSPVQANAVLNMQLRQLTRLSQHELEDRFKDVARRVQNLLDILNDTERLMKVMRDEIVALRDKHGDDRRTKIVAREAGEFSPEDLIPEEEAIISISRDGYIKRVSVDAYRQQKRGGKGVNNTMKAEDEPAHLFQVNTHHTILFFTDRGRVYRLKAYEIPESGRYARGMPVINYINIVGGERVTATISVKDLNIDGYLTMITRGTGEKRHAEIKRTSLRDFANIRNNGLIAFDIEEGDELGWALKTRGNDDVILITREGQSIRFNEQDATSRSRAAGGVRAISFKEDNREDRVVSAAMVDENMTLLVVGEHGYGKRTPLSDYRVQGRGGSGILTMNCTEKTGKIIGAEVVEEDDRLLVMTNKGKGIRMKVKEIRTTARVAQGVKLVNLAAGDSVSSIARIVKGTDDGDLDIEASGEEAVIEE, from the coding sequence CGGTCCCTCAACAACACCGCGGACAGCGCCTATATCAAGTGCGCCAAGATCTGCGGCCAGACATCGGGCGACTACCACCCGCACGGCGAAGCGGTCATCTATCCGACCCTCGTCCGCATGGCTCAGCCATGGTCGATGCGGTACCCGCTGATCGACGGGCAGGGAAACTTCGGTAGCGTAGACGGGGACTCGCCGGCGGCGATGCGATATACCGAGGCGCGCCTTACTCCGCTCTCGATGGAGCTGATGGAGGACCTCGACCGGGAGACGGTCGACTGGGCGGACAACTATGCCTCTACGCTTCTCGAGCCGACGGTTTTGCCCGGCCGATTCCCGAACCTTCTCTGCAACGGTTCTCAGGGCATCGCGGTCGGCATGGCGACCAACTTGCCGCCTCACAACCTGACCGAGGTTTGCAACGCGCTGATCCTTCGGCTCGACGAGCCGGAGTGCACTTTGGACCAGGTAATGGAAGTGCTTCCGGGGCCAGACTTCCCCACTTACGGTCTCATCATGGGGACCAAGGGGATTCGGAGCGCTTACGAGACGGGGCGCGGCTCGATCGTCCTCCAAGCGAAGACCCACATCGATCCGGGCGAAAGCGGCAAGTCCGTCATCGTGGTGACCGAGCTGCCGTATCAGGTGAACAAAGAGAACTTAGTCAAGGCGATCGCGCAGATCGCGAAGGATCGGAAGTTCGACGGCATCCTTAACGTTCAGGACTACTCGGATAAGCGCGGCATGCGCGTCGAGATCGAGATCCGCCGGGACGTGAACCCGAACCGGGCGCTGAATTACCTTCTCAAGCACACGAATCTGCGGACCACATTTGGCGTGATCGCGCTCAGCCTGGTGGACTTGGCGCCGCGAACGTGCCCCATCATTACGGCGCTGGACGAGTACATCCGGCACCGCCGAAACGTTATCGAGCGGCGGACCCGGTTCGAGCTGTTCCGAGCGCTCGAAGAGCTGCACATCAACGAGGGATATCAGATCGCGCGGTCGAACCTCGACGAGGTGATTGCCCTCATCCGAGCCAGCCAAGACACCGCCGCCGCCCGCGTGGGACTTATCCGGACGTTCGGGATGAGCCCGGTGCAGGCTAACGCGGTGCTGAACATGCAGCTCCGTCAGCTCACTCGGCTTTCGCAGCACGAACTCGAGGACCGGTTCAAGGATGTCGCTCGAAGGGTTCAGAACCTTCTCGACATTCTCAACGACACCGAGCGGCTCATGAAGGTGATGCGCGACGAGATCGTGGCTTTGCGCGACAAACACGGCGACGACCGGCGGACCAAGATCGTGGCCCGCGAAGCGGGCGAATTCTCGCCCGAGGACCTGATCCCCGAGGAAGAGGCGATCATCTCCATCTCGCGCGACGGCTACATCAAGCGAGTTTCGGTCGACGCTTACCGCCAACAAAAGCGCGGCGGAAAGGGTGTGAACAACACGATGAAGGCGGAGGATGAGCCGGCTCACCTGTTCCAGGTGAACACGCACCACACCATTCTCTTTTTCACCGACCGCGGCCGCGTTTACCGGTTGAAGGCGTACGAGATCCCGGAGAGCGGACGCTACGCCCGCGGCATGCCGGTCATCAACTACATCAACATCGTGGGCGGCGAGCGGGTTACGGCTACGATTTCGGTCAAGGACCTGAACATCGACGGATACCTAACGATGATCACCCGAGGTACCGGCGAGAAGCGGCATGCGGAGATCAAGCGAACGTCGCTCCGCGACTTCGCCAACATCCGAAACAACGGCCTTATCGCCTTCGATATCGAGGAAGGGGACGAGCTCGGCTGGGCTCTGAAGACCCGCGGCAACGACGACGTGATCCTGATCACCCGGGAGGGACAAAGCATCCGGTTCAACGAGCAAGATGCCACTTCTCGCTCCCGCGCTGCGGGCGGCGTCCGAGCGATCTCGTTCAAAGAGGATAACCGCGAGGACCGAGTAGTCAGCGCGGCGATGGTGGACGAGAACATGACTCTGCTCGTAGTCGGAGAACACGGTTACGGCAAGCGAACCCCGCTCTCCGATTACCGAGTTCAAGGACGCGGCGGCAGCGGCATCCTCACGATGAACTGCACCGAGAAGACGGGCAAGATCATCGGCGCGGAAGTGGTGGAAGAAGACGACCGGCTGTTGGTCATGACCAACAAGGGTAAGGGGATTCGGATGAAGGTGAAGGAGATCCGCACCACCGCTCGCGTCGCCCAGGGCGTCAAGTTGGTCAACCTCGCCGCCGGAGACTCCGTCTCCAGCATCGCCCGCATCGTCAAGGGGACCGACGACGGCGACCTAGACATCGAAGCCTCCGGCGAAGAAGCGGTAATCGAAGAGTAA